A window of the Triticum urartu cultivar G1812 unplaced genomic scaffold, Tu2.1 TuUngrouped_contig_5428, whole genome shotgun sequence genome harbors these coding sequences:
- the LOC125529209 gene encoding galactoside 2-alpha-L-fucosyltransferase-like (The sequence of the model RefSeq protein was modified relative to this genomic sequence to represent the inferred CDS: added 80 bases not found in genome assembly), whose translation LLLQRRQAGPAPEWLFRGDLFLPEVSRDIRDDMPDDLSPSAQIDYDRLLGGLLIEGFDERSCRSRYQFARYHRNAARVLSPYLIERLRRQEALQKKCGPGTKSYNNAVKQLRSTQSINGTSDCNYLFLIIHAGMGNRMLEITSAFLYALLTGRVLLVDRYKQIANTFCEPFPGTSWLIPSDFPLSYNEFTKHSPESYGNMLQENVIRGNTYRSLASARPPYVYLHLDGDYAFHDKLFYCEDDQQFLQGVPWLIMRTDMYFVPSLFLIPSFQDELSKLFPEKDTVFHHLGRYLLHPTNDIWYSATTYYRAYLAKADKVVGIQIRIFEKKGILQRNGPFPHVLEQILSCAQGEKLLPEIGVTDEAAARNNRTIAVLATSLSSWYSDQIRERYSEHHAVDGTTVKVYQPSHEEYQKKKNRKHNMKALAEIYLLSMSDVLITSGFSTFGYVAQGLAGLTPWIMYRPENHVVPEPPCGRAMSIEPCFHQAPYFDCKAKRDADLGKVVPYVRHCEDVSWGLKIVNETRL comes from the coding sequence AGATATAAGAGATGATATGCCTGATGATTTATCTCCATCGGCACAGATTGATTATGACAGACTTCTGGGTGGCCTTCTGATCGAGGGATTTGATGAAAGATCGTGTCGCAGCAGGTACCAGTTTGCACGTTATCACAGGAATGCAGCAAGAGTACTTTCTCCATACCTCATAGAAAGATTAAGGAGACAAGAAGCACTGCAGAAGAAGTGTGGTCCAGGCACCAAATCATACAACAATGCTGTAAAACAGCTCAGGTCCACTCAGAGCATCAACGGCACATCGGATTGCAACTATCTCTTCCTGATAATCCATGCCGGAATGGGTAACCGGATGCTTGAGATCACTTCAGCGTTTCTTTACGCACTTTTGACAGGCAGGGTTTTGCTCGTGGACCGTTATAAGCAGATTGCCAACACTTTCTGTGAGCCTTTTCCTGGAACTTCATGGTTGATTCCTTCAGATTTCCCTCTGAGCTATAATGAGTTCACCAAGCATAGTCCAGAGAGCTATGGTAACATGTTGCAGGAAAATGTTATCCGTGGCAACACATATCGGTCTCTAGCCAGTGCTAGGCCTCCCTATGTGTACCTCCATCTTGATGGTGACTACGCTTTCCACGACAAGCTTTTCTATTGCGAAGATGATCAACAGTTCCTGCAAGGTGTGCCGTGGCTGATCATGCGGACCGACATGTACTTTGTGCCGTCACTGTTTCTTATCCCAAGTTTCCAAGATGAACTGAGCAAGCTGTTTCCTGAAAAGGACACCGTTTTCCATCACTTGGGCCGGTATCTTCTTCATCCAACAAATGATATCTGGTATTCGGCGACAACGTACTACAGGGCCTACCTTGCTAAAGCTGATAAAGTAGTGGGGATTCAGATCAGAATATTTGAAAAGAAGGGCATCTTGCAAAGAAATGGGCCATTTCCACACGTTTTAGAACAGATCCTTTCTTGTGCTCAAGGTGAAAAGCTGCTGCCagaaatcggtgtgaccgatgaAGCTGCCGCTCGGAATAACCGGACAATCGCCGTTCTCGCGACCTCTTTGAGCTCTTGGTACAGTGATCAGATCAGGGAAAGGTACAGCGAGCACCACGCCGTCGACGGCACCACGGTGAAAGTTTACCAGCCGAGCCACGAGGAGtaccagaagaagaagaacaggAAGCACAACATGAAGGCGCTGGCGGAGATCTACCTGCTGAGCATGAGCGATGTGCTCATCACCAGCGGCTTCTCCACCTTCGGCTACGTCGCGCAGGGCCTCGCCGGCCTCACGCCGTGGATCATGTACAGGCCCGAGAACCACGTCGTGCCGGAGCCGCCGTGCGGCCGTGCCATGTCCATCGAGCCGTGCTTCCACCAGGCCCCCTACTTCGACTGCAAGGCCAAGAGGGACGCCGACCTGGGCAAGGTGGTGCCGTACGTGAGGCACTGCGAGGACGTCAGCTGGGGCCTCAAGATTGTAAATGAAACTCGGTTGTAG